The Candidatus Omnitrophota bacterium DNA segment CAGATAAAACCTCGCCCTTGGCGCCCGCCGCGAAGAAGCGAGACAATGGCGTTTGTATCTAAAAGGAAGCGATCATTCCCACTCATGGCGTAATTCTTTTTGGGCGGTCAAGGCGTCGCCTTGCCATGCCAATTGGCCGATCAATGCGGAGAAATCGTAGCGCGGCGGAATCGGTTCTTCTTCCCTTTGAGGTTGAATCACCATCACGACATCGACCGGTCCAGGGCGTAAAAAGGTAGGAACTTCCAAGGAAAGGCGTCCCTTATCATCGATTGCGCCCTGCCATTTCATGATTTTCATCATTTCCCAATCCACCTTTGGTTTAATCGGTTAAAGATAGATTATAACGCAAAATAACATATCGGGCGGGGCTGGTAAGCGCAAGCCGAACGTCCCACCCAGGCGGCTCTGAAAATCATTCGGATCGAATTATACAAAAATTGTCAAACTTTGTATTAATGGATATAATGGGGGAAACCTTTCGGAGGTATCCCGGTTATGCATGTTTCTCTAACAGAACGCCTTCAGGAGTTTGTAAAAGAGAAGGTCGAAAGCGGCCTTTACAATAATTCCAGCGAGGTGATTCGAGAAGCGCTTCGTCTTATGGAGCAAGAAGACCAACTTCGCAAAATCAAACTCGACCGGCTGAGAGACGCCATCCGTCTGGGAGACGATCAGTTAGCCCGCGGAGAGTACAGCCCCCGCACAATCGACGATATTATCGCGGACAACGAAGCCGCCGTTAGAAAGACCCGCCGATCATGCCGCGATACAAACTCCTAAAAGCCAGTGAAGCCGATCTGGAGGATATCTGGAAATA contains these protein-coding regions:
- a CDS encoding type II toxin-antitoxin system ParD family antitoxin — its product is MHVSLTERLQEFVKEKVESGLYNNSSEVIREALRLMEQEDQLRKIKLDRLRDAIRLGDDQLARGEYSPRTIDDIIADNEAAVRKTRRSCRDTNS